One segment of Rhizobium sp. NXC14 DNA contains the following:
- a CDS encoding DHA2 family efflux MFS transporter permease subunit, with protein MSERLEAARPDGRPAIVWLGFLAMCVGMFMAILDVQVVATSLPTIQSALGIDPDQMSWIQTAYLIAEVIAIPLTGLLTRLLTMRWLFVVAITLFVTASAGCAASSSFGALVAWRVLQGFSGGTLIPSVFSAVFILFPDMRQALATTIAGVLAVLAPTVGPIVGGWLTETYSWHWLFLINILPGLASAVLAARFLPKQAADPSELRHLDGLSLLLMAAALTALELSLKEAPTSGWTSAYVLSLLAVCLLSGSAFITRTLRRGRPIVDLSNFGDRNFLVGSVLSFILGIGLFGSVYLMPVFLAFIRGHDALEIGVTMLVTGIAQLITAPIAVALEKRMDARLLSAAGFSLFAIGVGMSAFQDPRSDYDAMFWPQVVRGIAIMFCLLPPTRLALGTLPADRVPDASGLFNLMRNLGGAIGIALIDTIIYTRSEPLGQNLWARLQAGDIEAATFVGAPAEIISRHSGSFDADTMAALDPLVQTAASVQAINEAWMVVAVLTGCALLSVPFARRPFPV; from the coding sequence ATGTCGGAACGACTTGAAGCTGCTCGTCCTGATGGAAGGCCCGCCATCGTCTGGCTCGGCTTCCTGGCCATGTGCGTCGGCATGTTCATGGCGATCCTCGACGTTCAGGTGGTGGCGACATCGCTGCCGACCATCCAGTCGGCGTTGGGCATCGATCCGGATCAGATGAGCTGGATACAGACGGCCTATCTGATTGCCGAAGTGATCGCCATCCCGCTCACCGGCCTGCTGACGCGGCTTCTGACCATGCGGTGGCTGTTCGTCGTCGCCATAACCCTGTTCGTGACTGCGTCCGCCGGCTGTGCGGCCAGCAGCAGCTTCGGCGCGCTGGTCGCCTGGCGGGTGCTTCAGGGCTTTTCCGGCGGGACGCTGATCCCCTCGGTCTTTTCAGCCGTGTTCATCCTGTTTCCAGATATGCGGCAAGCGCTTGCGACGACGATTGCCGGCGTGCTTGCGGTGCTTGCGCCCACCGTCGGCCCGATCGTCGGCGGATGGCTGACCGAAACCTATTCCTGGCACTGGCTGTTCCTGATCAACATTCTTCCGGGGCTTGCTTCGGCAGTTTTGGCGGCGCGCTTCCTTCCCAAGCAGGCAGCCGATCCATCCGAACTCAGGCATCTCGACGGTTTGTCGCTCCTCTTGATGGCGGCAGCGCTGACAGCGCTGGAACTCAGTCTCAAAGAGGCTCCGACCAGCGGCTGGACCTCGGCCTATGTGCTGAGCCTGCTGGCCGTATGCCTTCTTTCGGGGAGCGCGTTCATCACGCGAACACTGCGCCGAGGCCGGCCGATCGTCGATCTTAGCAATTTCGGCGATCGGAATTTTCTAGTCGGCTCGGTTCTGAGCTTCATACTCGGCATCGGCCTGTTCGGCTCGGTCTATCTCATGCCGGTCTTTCTCGCTTTCATCAGGGGACACGACGCGCTCGAGATCGGCGTGACCATGCTGGTCACCGGTATCGCACAGCTGATCACCGCGCCGATCGCCGTCGCGCTGGAAAAGCGCATGGATGCGCGACTGTTGTCGGCAGCCGGTTTCTCCCTGTTCGCGATCGGCGTCGGTATGAGCGCGTTTCAGGATCCGCGCTCGGATTACGACGCAATGTTCTGGCCGCAGGTGGTGCGCGGCATCGCCATCATGTTCTGCCTGCTGCCGCCGACGCGGCTGGCGCTCGGCACGCTTCCGGCCGATCGCGTTCCCGATGCGAGCGGGCTTTTCAATCTGATGCGCAATCTCGGCGGCGCCATCGGCATCGCGCTGATCGACACCATCATCTACACACGCTCGGAGCCGCTGGGACAAAACCTCTGGGCACGCCTCCAGGCCGGCGACATCGAGGCGGCCACGTTTGTCGGCGCACCTGCCGAGATCATATCACGACATAGCGGCAGCTTCGATGCGGATACCATGGCGGCGCTCGATCCGCTGGTCCAGACAGCGGCCAGCGTTCAGGCGATCAACGAAGCCTGGATGGTCGTCGCCGTTCTGACCGGCTGCGCCCTGCTCTCAGTCCCCTTCGCCAGGCGGCCGTTTCCGGTATGA